The Tistrella mobilis genome window below encodes:
- the hemW gene encoding radical SAM family heme chaperone HemW encodes MTTAATEPLALYVHWPFCVSKCPYCDFNSHVREKIDGARWERALLTELEDEARRLGPRPLGSIFFGGGTPSLMDPATTARIIDRACALFPAEIMPEISLEANPTTVEAAKLKDFRAAGVERLSIGVQALDETALKALGRAHDLAEALDAIGHAREIFPRMSFDLIYARPGQTMAAWMAELDRAVGLAADHLSLYQLTIEPGTAFHTRHARGELILPEDDEAADLYEATTARLAAAGLPAYEVSNHARPGFECRHNLAYWTYADYAGIGPGAHGRVPTGPGGRREATRRARAPETWLDLVDTHGHGRDEAVVVGQARAAEEALMMGLRLDAGIEPVVFERRTGVALRDAVDATRLAQAVEGGFVADRTDRLVATPAGRLVLGALTAHLLADDLDERFPES; translated from the coding sequence ATGACGACTGCCGCAACCGAACCGCTCGCGCTCTACGTCCACTGGCCGTTCTGCGTCTCCAAATGCCCCTATTGCGACTTCAACAGCCATGTGCGGGAGAAGATCGACGGCGCGCGCTGGGAACGCGCCCTGCTGACCGAACTGGAAGACGAAGCCCGACGCCTGGGGCCGCGCCCCCTGGGATCGATCTTCTTCGGCGGCGGCACGCCCTCGCTGATGGATCCGGCAACCACTGCACGGATCATCGACCGGGCCTGCGCCCTGTTCCCGGCGGAAATCATGCCGGAGATCAGCCTGGAGGCCAACCCGACCACGGTCGAAGCCGCCAAGCTGAAGGATTTCCGCGCGGCCGGCGTCGAGCGGCTGTCGATCGGTGTCCAGGCGCTGGACGAGACCGCGCTGAAGGCGCTGGGGCGGGCGCATGACCTGGCAGAGGCGCTGGATGCGATCGGACATGCGCGGGAGATCTTCCCGCGCATGTCCTTCGACCTGATCTATGCCCGGCCGGGCCAGACCATGGCCGCCTGGATGGCAGAGCTTGACCGCGCGGTCGGGCTGGCTGCCGATCATCTGTCGCTCTATCAGCTGACCATCGAGCCCGGCACCGCTTTCCACACCCGTCATGCCCGTGGCGAACTGATTCTGCCCGAGGATGACGAAGCGGCCGACCTTTACGAGGCCACGACCGCGCGGCTCGCTGCCGCGGGGTTGCCGGCCTATGAGGTATCGAACCACGCCCGGCCGGGTTTCGAATGCCGCCACAATCTCGCCTACTGGACCTATGCCGACTATGCCGGCATCGGTCCCGGTGCCCATGGCCGCGTGCCGACCGGTCCGGGCGGCCGGCGCGAAGCCACACGGCGGGCCCGTGCGCCCGAGACCTGGCTCGACCTGGTCGATACCCATGGTCACGGCCGCGATGAGGCCGTGGTGGTAGGGCAGGCACGGGCTGCGGAAGAGGCGCTGATGATGGGGCTTCGGCTCGATGCCGGCATCGAACCCGTGGTCTTCGAGCGCCGCACCGGCGTGGCATTGCGCGATGCGGTGGACGCCACCCGCCTTGCCCAGGCGGTGGAGGGCGGTTTCGTCGCCGACCGCACCGACCGGCTGGTGGCAACGCCCGCCGGCCGGCTGGTGCTGGGGGCGCTGACCGCCCATCTGCTCGCCGATGATCTGGACGAGCGTTTTCCCGAGAGCTGA
- the rdgB gene encoding RdgB/HAM1 family non-canonical purine NTP pyrophosphatase, producing the protein MTTPHRRFTEDRLVIASHNKGKVIEIRELLEPFGVDVVSAGDLGLPEPEETGLTFIENAVLKARAAAEASGLPALADDSGMTVEALDGAPGIYSARWAGPSKDFAVAIELVRTRMGDDPNRRGAFVCALALAWPDGAVETFEGIIQGHLEFPPRGSNGFGYDPIFVPEGDSRTFGEFEPAEKHAISHRAIAFRQLVRACFEPD; encoded by the coding sequence ATGACCACTCCCCATCGTCGTTTCACCGAAGACCGCCTCGTCATCGCCAGCCACAACAAGGGCAAGGTGATCGAGATCCGCGAGCTGCTGGAGCCCTTCGGCGTGGATGTGGTCTCGGCCGGTGACCTCGGACTGCCCGAGCCCGAAGAGACCGGCCTGACCTTCATCGAGAATGCGGTGCTCAAGGCGCGGGCTGCCGCCGAGGCCTCCGGTCTGCCGGCCCTCGCCGACGACAGCGGCATGACGGTCGAGGCTCTGGACGGGGCGCCCGGCATCTATTCCGCGCGCTGGGCCGGCCCGTCCAAGGATTTCGCCGTGGCGATCGAACTGGTCCGCACCCGGATGGGCGACGATCCCAACCGCCGGGGTGCCTTCGTCTGCGCTCTGGCGCTGGCCTGGCCGGATGGCGCAGTAGAGACCTTCGAAGGCATCATTCAGGGACATCTGGAATTCCCGCCGCGCGGCAGCAACGGCTTCGGCTACGACCCGATCTTCGTGCCCGAAGGCGACAGCCGCACTTTCGGCGAGTTCGAGCCGGCGGAGAAGCATGCGATCAGCCATCGGGCCATCGCCTTCCGCCAGCTGGTCCGCGCCTGTTTCGAGCCTGACTGA